The DNA segment AAAACAATTATTCAAAACCGAAGGGAGTTCGGAGGAAAAAATGAGCAAGGCTAAATTCGAGAGAGGCAAGGCGCACCTTAACGTAGGCACGATAGGCCACGTTGACCACGGGAAGACCTCGCTTACCGCGGCGATAACCAAGGTCCTTAGCTCGAAGGGGTACGCGGAGTT comes from the Deltaproteobacteria bacterium genome and includes:
- the tuf gene encoding elongation factor Tu (EF-Tu; promotes GTP-dependent binding of aminoacyl-tRNA to the A-site of ribosomes during protein biosynthesis; when the tRNA anticodon matches the mRNA codon, GTP hydrolysis results; the inactive EF-Tu-GDP leaves the ribosome and release of GDP is promoted by elongation factor Ts; many prokaryotes have two copies of the gene encoding EF-Tu), which codes for MSKAKFERGKAHLNVGTIGHVDHGKTSLTAAITKVLSSKGYAE